In a single window of the Leptospira barantonii genome:
- a CDS encoding biotin/lipoyl-containing protein produces MIDFQNNRIQFHQSNSAWIRSFSLESIKCLIVCRGPVRKEAMEIFDSIGIREYGILLSEKDSVVYPMALAPELRGFRFPHNIHRVPDYMGAGKEEKVERIEQIISIAKDNKYTHIFAGYGFMAEDAEFIEAIEKSGVVFMGPASYVANQAGSKDAAKKIARQLDVSVTPGVDNISSLALLAKAPDAKALEKLAKEKGIDFTFDSSASLEINAEKLLELGYSKIIELVSIADLQVEAEKETKKIWEKYSKNRIRFKYIGGGGGKGQRVVSKIEEVKGAVQEILSESKVTAPGTNKNFLIELNIENTRHNEIQLIGNGEWCLALGGRDCSVQMHEQKLLELSLTQELLEKEIATCAATHPKKAEVLKGDLKVLREMEEQSERFGAAVKLNSVSTFESIVEGTNHFFMEVNTRIQVEHRVTEMVYSLKFKNPENQNEFFVVDSLIEAMALLSLHGKRLQKPERILRYPSGSEVRINATNKAIQPHAGGVIMNWSKPLPDEIRDDQGISIRNPDMGLFVHYKVAGAYDSNIALLISHGENRTDNLVRLGNILRKTELRGYDLQTNLLVHYGLINWILGKDAMFKPSTAFMISYLAGVGALEKITKDVDLEIAWKKFISESPSADAKKILGRKLTLITRPIGEILKDAHLVAGFIGYHLNRSWKISGSKIEWLRNPIFVLSDLYHYLNMEADANLPPSEQIWDHDNEILQKALSFYQELSKRSGIAADSIELVNALNSGKSIGGVDSAHSASVVQSHNGFQVGLELLKLLPSAGLNSGFYNLSVDEKLEAIIPEEFKKADTRDAFIKFLAPPPKASSDEIVAPMGGMFYSKEAPDLPPMVNVGDHFKAGQPLFIVEVMKMFNKISAPFSGTVKEILLNDSDGKIISKGQTIFKIVPDEVIHIETEAEIADRKKKTTLSLV; encoded by the coding sequence ATGATCGACTTTCAAAACAATCGCATTCAGTTTCATCAATCCAACTCCGCTTGGATTCGTTCTTTTTCGTTGGAATCGATCAAATGTCTGATCGTTTGTCGTGGTCCGGTTCGTAAGGAAGCGATGGAAATTTTCGATTCCATCGGAATCAGAGAATACGGAATTCTTCTTTCCGAAAAAGACTCGGTCGTTTATCCGATGGCTCTTGCGCCGGAACTCAGAGGTTTTCGTTTTCCCCACAACATCCACAGAGTTCCCGATTATATGGGAGCCGGTAAGGAAGAAAAGGTAGAGAGAATCGAACAGATCATCTCCATCGCAAAGGACAACAAATACACTCATATCTTCGCCGGTTACGGCTTTATGGCGGAAGACGCCGAGTTTATCGAAGCGATCGAAAAAAGCGGCGTCGTTTTTATGGGTCCCGCTTCTTACGTTGCGAACCAAGCGGGTTCTAAGGATGCTGCGAAAAAAATCGCAAGACAACTGGACGTTTCCGTGACTCCGGGTGTGGATAATATTTCCTCTCTCGCACTTCTCGCCAAAGCTCCCGACGCAAAGGCTCTGGAAAAATTAGCAAAGGAAAAAGGAATCGATTTCACTTTCGATTCTTCCGCATCGCTCGAAATCAACGCGGAGAAGTTATTAGAATTAGGATATTCTAAAATTATAGAACTCGTATCCATCGCGGATCTTCAAGTGGAAGCCGAAAAGGAAACGAAAAAGATTTGGGAAAAATATTCAAAAAATCGAATTCGTTTTAAATACATCGGCGGAGGCGGCGGTAAGGGACAAAGGGTCGTTTCCAAAATCGAAGAAGTCAAAGGCGCGGTTCAGGAAATTCTTTCCGAATCCAAGGTTACCGCACCGGGAACGAACAAAAACTTCCTCATCGAATTGAACATCGAAAACACAAGACACAACGAGATCCAGCTCATCGGTAACGGAGAATGGTGTCTCGCACTGGGTGGAAGAGATTGTTCGGTTCAGATGCACGAACAAAAACTTCTCGAACTTTCCTTAACCCAGGAACTTCTCGAAAAAGAAATCGCTACGTGCGCGGCAACACATCCTAAAAAAGCGGAAGTTCTCAAAGGAGATCTTAAAGTTCTTCGCGAAATGGAAGAACAATCCGAACGTTTCGGAGCCGCGGTAAAACTCAACAGCGTTTCGACGTTCGAGTCCATCGTGGAAGGAACCAATCACTTCTTTATGGAAGTGAACACGAGAATTCAGGTGGAACATAGAGTGACCGAGATGGTTTATTCTTTGAAGTTCAAGAATCCTGAAAATCAAAACGAATTTTTCGTAGTAGACAGTTTGATCGAAGCGATGGCTCTTCTTTCCCTTCACGGAAAAAGACTTCAAAAACCGGAAAGAATTCTTCGTTATCCTTCCGGATCGGAAGTGCGTATCAACGCGACCAACAAAGCGATTCAACCGCACGCGGGCGGCGTGATTATGAACTGGTCCAAACCTCTTCCGGATGAAATCCGAGACGATCAAGGGATCAGTATTCGCAACCCGGATATGGGTCTATTCGTACATTATAAAGTAGCCGGAGCGTATGATTCGAACATCGCGCTTCTCATTTCTCACGGAGAAAACCGTACGGACAACCTGGTTCGTTTGGGAAATATTCTGAGAAAAACCGAACTCAGAGGATACGATCTTCAAACGAACCTTTTGGTTCATTACGGTTTGATCAACTGGATTCTCGGTAAGGACGCTATGTTCAAACCTTCCACCGCGTTTATGATTTCTTATCTCGCCGGAGTGGGAGCTCTCGAAAAGATCACGAAAGACGTGGACTTGGAAATCGCTTGGAAGAAATTTATTTCAGAGTCTCCGTCTGCGGACGCTAAGAAGATTCTCGGTAGAAAACTGACATTGATCACAAGACCGATCGGAGAAATTCTCAAGGACGCGCATTTAGTGGCCGGTTTTATCGGTTATCATTTGAACCGTTCCTGGAAAATTTCCGGTTCCAAGATTGAATGGCTTAGAAATCCAATCTTCGTTCTTTCCGATTTGTATCACTATCTGAACATGGAAGCGGACGCGAATCTTCCTCCATCGGAACAGATCTGGGATCACGATAACGAAATTCTTCAGAAAGCTCTTTCCTTTTATCAGGAACTTTCCAAAAGAAGCGGAATCGCGGCGGATTCGATCGAACTCGTAAACGCTTTAAACTCCGGCAAATCGATCGGCGGTGTGGACTCGGCGCATTCGGCTTCCGTAGTTCAATCGCATAACGGCTTTCAGGTGGGACTCGAGTTGTTGAAACTCCTTCCTTCAGCCGGTTTGAATTCCGGTTTTTACAACCTGAGCGTGGATGAAAAACTCGAAGCGATCATTCCGGAAGAATTCAAAAAGGCTGATACAAGAGACGCGTTTATCAAGTTCTTGGCTCCACCTCCGAAGGCAAGCTCGGACGAAATCGTGGCTCCTATGGGCGGAATGTTTTATTCCAAAGAAGCTCCGGATCTTCCTCCTATGGTCAACGTAGGAGATCATTTTAAAGCGGGACAACCTTTGTTCATCGTGGAAGTTATGAAAATGTTCAACAAGATCTCGGCTCCTTTCAGCGGAACCGTAAAAGAGATTTTATTAAACGACAGCGACGGAAAGATCATTTCGAAAGGACAAACGATTTTCAAAATCGTTCCGGACGAGGTGATTCATATCGAAACGGAAGCGGAAATTGCGGACAGAAAAAAGAAAACCACACTCAGCCTGGTTTAA
- a CDS encoding protein-glutamate methylesterase/protein-glutamine glutaminase translates to MIRVFIVDDSAVVRQVLTQILSKDPEIEIVGFASDPIFASEKLSSVWPDVFILDVEMPRMDGISFLKKIMSEKPTPVIICSSLAEKESETAVLAMKLGAIDIIEKPKVGLKNFLEESEILFTDSIKAASKARLKFHSSHNGDSGFFENHKQTKADFSKISTTDKLIAIGTSTGGTQALEFILTQLNVHCPGIVIVQHMPEKFTEAFANRLDQICEIQVKEAKDGDRIQLGSAYIAPGNKHMEIYLSGAQFHIRVLDGPLVNRHRPSVDILFNSVAKVAGKNAKGIIMTGMGNDGSNGLLRMKQTGASTIAQDETTCVVFGMPKEAILKGAVDTILPLPKIVKEVQNF, encoded by the coding sequence ATGATTCGCGTTTTTATCGTGGATGATTCGGCTGTAGTTCGTCAGGTTCTTACCCAAATTCTGAGTAAGGATCCCGAAATCGAAATTGTAGGATTTGCGTCCGATCCGATCTTCGCATCGGAAAAACTTTCCTCGGTTTGGCCGGACGTTTTTATCCTCGATGTGGAAATGCCACGTATGGACGGAATTTCTTTCCTAAAAAAAATCATGTCTGAAAAACCGACGCCCGTGATCATCTGTTCTTCGTTAGCCGAAAAAGAATCCGAAACGGCGGTGCTCGCCATGAAACTCGGAGCGATCGACATCATCGAAAAACCCAAAGTCGGTTTAAAAAATTTTTTGGAGGAATCAGAAATCCTTTTTACGGATTCGATCAAGGCGGCTTCCAAGGCTCGACTCAAGTTTCATTCTTCGCACAACGGCGATTCGGGTTTTTTCGAGAATCACAAACAAACCAAAGCCGACTTTTCCAAGATCAGCACGACGGATAAACTCATTGCGATCGGAACTTCCACCGGAGGAACTCAGGCCTTAGAATTCATTCTCACACAATTAAACGTTCATTGTCCCGGCATTGTAATCGTACAACACATGCCCGAAAAATTCACCGAAGCATTCGCAAATCGACTCGATCAAATCTGCGAGATTCAAGTAAAGGAAGCGAAGGACGGAGATAGAATCCAATTGGGTTCCGCATACATCGCCCCCGGAAACAAACACATGGAGATTTATCTAAGCGGCGCTCAATTTCACATTCGCGTTTTGGATGGTCCTTTGGTCAACCGTCACAGACCTTCCGTGGATATTCTTTTTAATTCGGTCGCGAAGGTTGCGGGTAAAAATGCGAAGGGAATCATCATGACCGGAATGGGAAACGACGGTTCAAACGGTCTGTTGAGAATGAAACAAACCGGAGCGTCTACGATCGCTCAAGACGAAACTACTTGTGTTGTTTTCGGAATGCCAAAGGAAGCGATCTTGAAAGGAGCCGTGGACACCATTCTCCCTTTACCCAAGATCGTAAAAGAGGTTCAGAATTTTTAA
- a CDS encoding chemotaxis protein CheD: MTEPDTIRDLFLQPGGFCWGRRNLRIRTLLGSCVSICFWNPSRLYGGMAHVMLPSRPNGDVRPSLDAKYADDALLLFFEKIGQTGGRSGHYQIKLFGGASMFSTEEEKLFEIKSERDIGMKNIHSIRELLDKNRLAVTSEDLGGFSHRRVFFSLWDGEIYVERPENA, encoded by the coding sequence ATGACGGAACCGGATACGATCCGGGATCTTTTTCTACAGCCGGGCGGTTTTTGTTGGGGTAGAAGAAACCTAAGAATCAGAACCCTTCTCGGTTCCTGCGTTTCGATTTGTTTCTGGAACCCTTCTCGGTTATACGGAGGAATGGCACACGTTATGCTACCTTCTCGACCGAACGGAGACGTTCGTCCGAGCTTGGATGCAAAATACGCTGACGACGCGCTTCTTCTTTTTTTTGAAAAGATAGGACAGACCGGAGGACGAAGCGGCCACTATCAGATCAAACTTTTCGGAGGGGCTTCCATGTTTTCAACGGAAGAGGAAAAACTTTTCGAAATCAAATCGGAACGGGATATAGGAATGAAAAACATTCATTCGATCCGCGAACTCCTCGATAAAAATCGTCTCGCAGTTACTTCTGAAGATCTCGGAGGATTTTCGCATCGAAGGGTTTTCTTTTCTCTTTGGGATGGAGAAATTTATGTTGAGAGGCCGGAAAACGCATGA
- a CDS encoding chemotaxis protein CheW, whose amino-acid sequence MNNALEENQFLTFYLGDECYGIGILNIKEIIEYSGLTNVPLMPEFIPGVINLRGNVVPVVDLKHKFFKSKIEPDRKTCVIIVELHSQRNEDHKEKTDLGILVESVNEVVSIPGNDIEPAPTFGSKIRVDFILGMARQENGFIIILNTEKILNLEELSSLEESPPVEALVENA is encoded by the coding sequence ATGAACAACGCATTGGAGGAAAACCAGTTTCTTACGTTTTATCTCGGAGATGAATGTTATGGAATTGGAATATTAAATATCAAAGAGATAATCGAATACTCCGGTTTGACGAACGTTCCATTGATGCCCGAGTTCATTCCCGGTGTGATCAATCTGAGAGGAAACGTAGTTCCGGTCGTGGATCTAAAACATAAATTCTTTAAAAGTAAGATAGAACCCGATCGAAAAACCTGCGTAATCATCGTCGAACTCCATTCTCAGAGAAACGAGGATCATAAGGAAAAGACCGATCTCGGAATCCTAGTCGAATCCGTAAACGAGGTCGTTTCGATTCCGGGCAACGATATCGAACCCGCCCCCACCTTCGGTTCGAAGATTCGTGTGGATTTTATACTGGGGATGGCGAGACAGGAGAACGGTTTCATCATCATCTTGAACACGGAAAAAATTCTCAACTTGGAAGAACTGAGTTCGCTTGAAGAAAGTCCTCCGGTTGAGGCTCTTGTGGAGAACGCATGA
- a CDS encoding methyl-accepting chemotaxis protein, with translation MFRKNLGIWIGLAITINGFVFLSLQNFRSSTPVLGTNNGERLESLRRSGETFLKTEDSFADFSMHLALGKDKETLLEDLDGIKTDLKNLKSFLSDSESKDDFSIRKFDKKISSLFTSLDELKEKISSSKDLKKDSPILLKSPFFADLSDFRQSRTEFYKELLKSTESASVAIVPASTDNAFLITILEYTGVSILLISLLWWFSRNSQNIILNLEREFLRMRTAVDNVTTNIMMSDRNLNIVYMNKAIREMFGKAETDIKKQLTNFDLGSLMGTNIDIFHKNPAHQRGLLNQLNGTFKSSISIGGRDFDLIANSITDVKGNKLGTVVEWNDVTEQNKVQKQRKIENEELTRVKVALDNVTTNIMMADRNLNIVYMNKSIRSMFHVAEADIRKQFASFNSGALIGTNIDTFHKNPAHQRGLLDKLTDTFRSSISIGGRTFDLIANPIVDENGDRLGSVVEWSDVTEQNKILEQRKIENEELIRVKVALDSTSTNIMIADNEFNIRYMNKAVVQMFEIGEADIKKQFAHFNLKALIGANIDQFHKNPAHQRGVLSSFTGIHKATIKIGGRTFNLIANPILDVSGKRLGSVVEWSDVTSELAVQDEVEGIVNAAAKGNFTTRISLDSKTGFFLNLSQSLNQLLEVSNVGLNEVVDALERISAGNLTQKITNEYHGTFGKLKEYSNVTMDKLNDIIGDIIVRSSSLVTSATEVSSTANSLSQGASEQAASVEETTSSLEEMTASIDQNAQNSRQTEQISSKSSKDAEEGGASVIETVKAMKQIAEKISIIEDIAYQTNLLALNAAIEAARAGDHGKGFAVVASEVRKLAERSQKSANEISSLAGSSVAIAERAGDLISQIVPSIRKTADLVQEITAASDEQAAGVSEINKAMGQLDQVSQQNASASEELAAISEEMNAQAEQLRESVLFFKILDGDKRMSNGGGLIHRDSSETGILKTTPTTRKDLAKGKTDGFGLSSTTEKFEKY, from the coding sequence ACCATAAACGGATTCGTTTTTTTATCGCTTCAAAACTTTCGGAGTTCGACGCCCGTTTTAGGAACGAACAACGGAGAACGATTGGAGTCCTTACGACGATCCGGAGAGACTTTTTTGAAAACGGAGGATTCATTCGCCGATTTTTCCATGCATCTTGCCCTCGGAAAGGATAAGGAAACTCTGCTCGAGGACCTTGACGGAATCAAAACCGATCTAAAAAATCTGAAATCATTTTTGTCCGATTCGGAATCCAAAGACGATTTTTCGATTCGTAAGTTCGACAAAAAAATATCTTCCCTTTTTACCTCCCTGGATGAATTGAAAGAAAAAATTTCATCCTCTAAGGACTTAAAAAAAGATTCCCCTATTCTTCTGAAATCTCCGTTCTTTGCGGATCTTTCCGACTTTAGACAAAGTAGGACGGAATTTTATAAGGAACTTCTCAAATCAACGGAATCGGCTTCGGTCGCGATCGTTCCTGCGAGCACGGACAATGCGTTCTTAATTACAATTTTAGAATATACCGGAGTTTCGATTCTTTTGATTTCATTACTCTGGTGGTTTAGTAGAAACAGTCAAAATATCATTCTCAACTTGGAAAGAGAGTTCTTAAGAATGAGAACCGCCGTGGACAACGTTACGACGAACATCATGATGTCGGATCGGAATCTAAACATCGTGTATATGAATAAGGCGATTCGGGAAATGTTCGGTAAGGCGGAGACGGATATCAAAAAACAACTCACCAATTTCGATCTTGGAAGTTTGATGGGAACCAATATAGATATCTTTCATAAAAATCCGGCGCATCAAAGAGGGCTTTTAAATCAGCTCAACGGAACGTTTAAGTCGTCAATCTCCATCGGCGGCAGGGATTTTGATCTGATCGCAAATTCGATTACGGACGTAAAAGGAAACAAACTTGGTACGGTCGTGGAATGGAACGACGTGACCGAACAAAACAAGGTTCAAAAACAAAGAAAGATCGAAAACGAGGAGCTAACGCGCGTTAAGGTGGCGTTAGACAACGTGACGACGAACATCATGATGGCGGATCGAAATCTGAACATCGTGTATATGAACAAATCGATCCGTTCCATGTTTCACGTCGCGGAGGCGGATATCAGAAAACAATTCGCGAGTTTCAACTCCGGCGCGTTGATCGGCACGAACATTGATACCTTTCACAAGAATCCGGCGCACCAAAGAGGACTTTTGGATAAATTAACGGATACGTTCCGTTCTTCGATTTCTATCGGAGGAAGAACATTCGATCTGATCGCAAATCCTATCGTAGATGAAAACGGAGACCGTTTGGGTTCCGTGGTGGAATGGAGCGACGTGACCGAACAGAATAAGATTCTCGAACAAAGAAAAATCGAAAACGAAGAATTGATTCGAGTCAAGGTCGCTTTAGACAGCACGTCGACGAACATCATGATCGCGGATAACGAATTCAATATTCGTTATATGAATAAGGCGGTTGTGCAGATGTTCGAGATCGGAGAAGCCGATATCAAAAAACAATTCGCTCACTTCAATCTCAAAGCCCTTATCGGAGCGAACATCGATCAATTTCACAAGAACCCGGCACATCAAAGAGGTGTATTGAGCAGTTTTACCGGAATTCATAAGGCTACGATTAAAATCGGAGGAAGGACGTTCAATCTCATCGCGAACCCGATTTTGGACGTGAGCGGAAAACGTCTCGGTTCCGTGGTGGAATGGTCGGACGTTACGAGCGAACTTGCCGTTCAGGATGAAGTGGAAGGAATCGTAAACGCCGCCGCAAAAGGAAACTTTACGACTCGGATCTCGCTCGATTCTAAGACCGGGTTCTTTCTCAATCTAAGTCAATCGCTCAACCAATTGTTGGAGGTGAGTAACGTAGGTTTGAACGAGGTCGTGGATGCTTTGGAAAGAATTTCCGCAGGAAACCTGACTCAAAAAATAACCAACGAGTATCACGGAACTTTCGGAAAGTTAAAAGAATATTCCAACGTCACGATGGACAAACTCAACGATATCATCGGTGATATCATCGTACGTTCTTCGAGTCTTGTAACATCGGCAACCGAGGTTTCATCGACGGCGAATTCTCTCAGCCAAGGAGCTTCGGAACAAGCCGCGAGCGTAGAGGAAACAACTTCTTCCCTGGAGGAAATGACCGCTTCCATCGATCAGAACGCGCAGAATTCTCGTCAAACGGAACAGATCTCTTCCAAATCCTCTAAGGATGCGGAAGAAGGCGGAGCCTCGGTGATCGAAACCGTAAAAGCGATGAAACAGATCGCCGAGAAGATCAGCATCATCGAAGACATAGCCTATCAGACCAACTTACTCGCGTTAAACGCCGCGATCGAAGCCGCAAGAGCCGGCGATCATGGAAAAGGATTTGCGGTAGTCGCATCCGAGGTTCGTAAACTCGCCGAAAGAAGTCAGAAGTCCGCGAATGAAATCAGTAGTTTAGCGGGAAGTAGCGTCGCGATCGCCGAACGCGCGGGAGATTTGATTTCTCAGATCGTTCCTTCGATTCGAAAAACCGCGGACCTTGTGCAAGAGATCACCGCGGCCAGCGACGAACAGGCCGCGGGTGTTTCCGAAATCAACAAGGCGATGGGACAACTCGATCAGGTTTCTCAACAAAACGCATCGGCTTCGGAAGAGTTAGCCGCGATCTCGGAAGAGATGAACGCACAAGCGGAACAACTCAGGGAATCGGTTCTGTTCTTTAAGATTTTGGACGGTGACAAACGAATGAGCAACGGCGGAGGTTTGATTCATCGGGATTCGTCCGAGACCGGAATTCTCAAAACGACTCCGACAACTCGAAAGGATTTAGCCAAAGGTAAAACCGACGGTTTCGGATTATCGTCAACGACCGAAAAGTTCGAGAAATATTAA